A genomic stretch from Dissulfurispira thermophila includes:
- a CDS encoding CooT family nickel-binding protein, with translation MCESNAYIEENGNETLFLETVDIIRPEGMNIYLRDFWGQEKVFKGRIKEISLLKHRIVLVRQECEDV, from the coding sequence ATGTGCGAATCTAATGCTTATATTGAAGAAAATGGTAATGAGACCTTGTTTCTTGAAACAGTTGATATTATAAGACCAGAAGGGATGAATATTTATTTAAGAGACTTTTGGGGACAGGAAAAGGTCTTTAAAGGCAGGATTAAGGAGATATCGCTTTTAAAACATAGGATTGTTCTTGTAAGACAGGAGTGTGAAGATGTCTAA
- the cobN gene encoding cobaltochelatase subunit CobN produces MKILAIMWSTYLQILKEAAKELNIDLEAYSNKHITQKPEALQSIFSGMKEADLILLYRTGDAFWEDVEGELKNLCKKQPVIMVGSDPSYWTHSTVDLDIVGTVYRYILFNGKENFLNMFRYILNKVFKREIDFKWPEEIAWQGICHPNISGAFQDIDDYLDAYKAYWAGHYQAAQMPSLYAGLLYSRSSWITGNIEIERFLVSFLEERGIGVIPVFFYPLKDEGLGNMSGVEIIEKFFVKEGSPIVDGIIKLSMFFLANARGEFKESDATGGVSLLKRLNIPLFCPVTSYYKDKDEWLNDPEGLGAQVAWSIAMPEFEGAIEPLIIGATKKSGTTDEAYEAIEDRLRRFADRVTRWFKLSKKPTNEKKVAFILHNNPCASVEATVGSGAHLDTLESVAQILKRMEKAGYMVSPPENGKELIDTIMERKAISEFRWTTIEEIVDKGGVLAKVDKDTYMRWFNELPEKTRRRMSEAWGNPPGEPKDGIPAAMVHDGRIVVTGVSYGNAIVCVQPKRGCAGARCDGQVCKILHDPDVPPPHQYVATYKWLSREFGADVIVHVGTHGNLEFLPGKATGLSSGCFPDIGIDSMPHLYIYNADNPPEGTIAKRRSYATLVNHIQAVMVQGELYGDLEEIERLLESYERYKNTEPAKAHTISHLITDKVKGLNISDINHDNFDEKVKEIHEKLSLYKNTYIPKGMHIFGKLPEGDRFSDFIYAIVRYENTPDSLRGIVSNIISEVERLSDDKLSDDKLKEKTDAVARKICKAYLDEGVELITSLSNLYPQFSGFEDLITTLKKIEAQIDDVKNRTLLSDEMGSLFNGFNAGYIPPGPSGIMTRGRSDILPTGRNFYSLDPHRVPTEAAWEVGLMLAQKTIDKYLLENGTYPENIAFYWMCNDIMWADGEGMAQMMYLIGVKPVWAKNGRVKSFEIIPLEKLRRPRIDLTIRVSGITRDNFPNCIDMLDEAIQSVAVLDEPVEMNFVRKHALEKLEKIGKSDENSLRKATYRIFASMPGTYQAGTQLAVYASAWKDEKDLADVFIYWNGYAYGKGVFGEPAHNELKSSLKTVKVSFNKTVTDEYDLTGCCCYFGTHGGMIAAAKAASGEEIKNYYGDTREQGEVQIRTLKDEVRRIARAKILNPKWIEGMKEHGYKGASEISKRVGRLYGWQATSKEVDGEIFDDITRTFMMNEDNRKFFEENNPYALEEIARRLIEAAERGLWEPAPDVKDALKKIYIEIEGWIEEKMGDIKGEFQGGSIDIITKEEVEGWKKKMMEVLK; encoded by the coding sequence ATGAAGATACTTGCAATCATGTGGTCAACCTATCTACAGATACTTAAGGAGGCGGCAAAGGAATTGAATATTGACTTAGAGGCTTACTCAAACAAACATATAACTCAGAAGCCTGAAGCCCTACAATCAATATTTTCGGGCATGAAGGAAGCTGACCTGATTCTCCTTTACCGGACAGGCGATGCCTTCTGGGAAGATGTGGAAGGGGAGTTGAAGAATCTATGCAAAAAACAGCCTGTTATTATGGTAGGCAGTGACCCTTCTTATTGGACTCATTCAACAGTAGATTTGGATATTGTTGGTACCGTCTATCGCTACATTCTGTTTAATGGCAAAGAGAATTTCCTCAACATGTTCCGTTATATTCTTAATAAGGTTTTTAAAAGAGAGATAGACTTTAAATGGCCTGAGGAGATAGCATGGCAGGGGATATGTCATCCTAATATTTCAGGCGCATTTCAGGATATTGATGATTATCTTGATGCATACAAAGCCTATTGGGCCGGACATTATCAAGCCGCTCAGATGCCCTCCCTGTATGCCGGGCTTCTGTATTCCCGCTCCTCATGGATTACAGGAAATATTGAAATAGAGAGGTTCCTCGTCTCATTTCTTGAAGAACGAGGCATAGGTGTGATCCCTGTATTTTTCTATCCACTTAAGGATGAAGGTCTCGGAAACATGAGCGGTGTGGAGATTATAGAGAAATTTTTTGTTAAGGAAGGAAGTCCAATAGTTGACGGAATTATAAAGCTCAGTATGTTTTTTCTTGCCAATGCGCGCGGCGAATTCAAAGAATCGGATGCGACTGGCGGCGTCAGCCTTTTAAAAAGGCTCAATATCCCTCTTTTCTGTCCTGTTACTTCCTACTACAAGGATAAGGATGAATGGCTGAATGACCCTGAAGGGCTTGGCGCACAGGTAGCATGGAGTATTGCTATGCCGGAGTTTGAAGGTGCTATAGAGCCACTCATAATCGGGGCTACAAAAAAAAGCGGCACAACTGATGAAGCCTATGAGGCTATTGAAGACAGGTTAAGACGATTTGCAGACAGGGTTACGAGATGGTTTAAGCTTTCTAAAAAGCCAACTAACGAGAAAAAAGTCGCTTTTATACTCCATAACAATCCCTGCGCCTCTGTTGAGGCAACGGTAGGTTCTGGAGCGCATCTCGATACTCTTGAGAGCGTTGCCCAAATATTGAAGAGAATGGAGAAAGCAGGCTATATGGTATCACCGCCTGAAAACGGAAAGGAATTGATAGATACGATTATGGAAAGAAAGGCCATCTCAGAGTTTAGATGGACCACGATAGAAGAGATTGTGGATAAAGGTGGTGTGCTGGCTAAGGTTGATAAGGATACATATATGAGGTGGTTTAATGAGCTGCCTGAAAAGACAAGACGCAGGATGTCAGAGGCATGGGGGAATCCGCCTGGAGAACCAAAAGACGGCATCCCTGCTGCTATGGTGCATGACGGCAGGATAGTTGTGACAGGAGTAAGTTATGGAAATGCTATTGTATGCGTCCAGCCTAAGCGTGGATGTGCAGGCGCAAGGTGTGATGGTCAGGTTTGCAAAATTCTTCACGATCCTGATGTGCCACCGCCGCACCAGTATGTTGCAACCTATAAGTGGCTATCGAGGGAATTTGGAGCCGACGTTATTGTGCATGTTGGTACACATGGCAATCTTGAGTTTCTCCCTGGCAAGGCTACCGGGCTTTCCTCAGGCTGCTTTCCGGATATAGGTATAGACTCTATGCCGCATCTTTATATTTACAACGCAGACAATCCACCTGAGGGAACAATTGCTAAAAGGAGAAGTTATGCAACACTTGTGAATCACATACAGGCAGTTATGGTTCAGGGTGAGCTTTATGGAGATTTAGAGGAGATCGAAAGGCTTTTAGAATCATATGAGAGATATAAAAATACAGAGCCTGCAAAGGCGCACACAATATCACACTTAATAACTGATAAGGTTAAGGGATTGAATATATCAGATATAAATCACGACAACTTTGACGAGAAGGTGAAAGAGATTCACGAGAAACTTTCACTTTATAAAAATACCTATATTCCGAAAGGTATGCATATATTTGGAAAACTTCCTGAAGGAGACAGGTTTTCTGATTTTATATATGCTATTGTAAGATATGAAAATACACCTGATTCTCTGAGGGGTATTGTTTCAAATATTATCTCAGAAGTTGAGAGACTTTCAGATGATAAACTTTCAGATGATAAACTGAAAGAAAAGACCGATGCTGTTGCAAGAAAGATATGTAAGGCATACCTTGATGAAGGCGTTGAACTTATTACTTCTTTAAGTAACCTTTATCCACAGTTTTCTGGGTTTGAAGATCTTATTACCACCCTTAAAAAAATAGAAGCCCAGATTGATGATGTTAAAAATAGAACACTGCTTTCTGATGAGATGGGTTCTCTCTTTAATGGCTTTAATGCTGGTTATATCCCTCCAGGACCTTCCGGAATAATGACAAGGGGAAGGAGCGACATCCTTCCAACTGGAAGAAACTTTTACTCCCTCGATCCCCACAGAGTTCCTACAGAGGCTGCATGGGAAGTGGGACTTATGCTTGCTCAGAAAACTATAGATAAATATTTGCTGGAAAATGGCACTTATCCTGAAAATATAGCATTCTACTGGATGTGTAACGACATAATGTGGGCGGACGGCGAGGGCATGGCTCAGATGATGTATTTAATAGGAGTCAAACCAGTGTGGGCAAAAAATGGCAGAGTAAAAAGCTTCGAAATAATACCGTTAGAAAAACTAAGAAGACCGCGCATTGATCTTACCATTAGGGTTTCGGGCATTACCAGAGATAACTTTCCAAACTGTATAGATATGCTGGATGAGGCAATACAGTCGGTGGCAGTGCTTGACGAACCTGTTGAGATGAATTTTGTAAGAAAGCATGCTCTTGAGAAACTGGAAAAGATAGGTAAATCTGATGAAAACAGCTTAAGAAAAGCTACCTATCGTATATTTGCAAGTATGCCAGGTACTTATCAGGCGGGGACACAGCTTGCGGTCTATGCTTCAGCATGGAAGGATGAAAAAGACTTAGCTGATGTTTTTATTTACTGGAATGGCTATGCCTATGGTAAGGGTGTTTTTGGAGAGCCGGCACATAATGAGCTTAAGAGTTCACTGAAAACGGTGAAGGTCTCTTTTAATAAAACAGTTACAGATGAGTATGACCTTACGGGATGCTGCTGTTATTTTGGCACTCATGGAGGCATGATTGCTGCTGCCAAGGCTGCATCTGGAGAGGAGATAAAAAACTACTATGGTGATACAAGGGAGCAAGGAGAAGTACAGATAAGGACATTAAAGGATGAGGTAAGAAGGATTGCAAGGGCAAAGATATTAAATCCGAAATGGATAGAAGGTATGAAAGAACATGGATATAAGGGAGCTTCTGAGATAAGCAAAAGAGTTGGCAGACTATACGGATGGCAGGCAACATCAAAAGAGGTAGATGGAGAGATCTTTGATGATATTACAAGGACATTTATGATGAATGAGGATAACAGGAAGTTCTTTGAAGAAAATAATCCATATGCCCTTGAAGAGATTGCAAGAAGGTTAATTGAGGCTGCAGAAAGAGGGCTATGGGAGCCGGCACCTGATGTAAAAGATGCACTAAAAAAGATATATATTGAGATAGAAGGTTGGATTGAAGAAAAGATGGGCGATATCAAGGGTGAGTTTCAAGGTGGAAGCATTGATATTATAACAAAAGAAGAGGTTGAGGGCTGGAAAAAAAAGATGATGGAGGTTCTTAAATGA
- a CDS encoding ATP-binding protein — MIFPFTAIVNQEKMKLGLILNVIDSSIGGLLIMGEKGTAKSTAVRALAELLPEIEVSCECRFNCDPKGYLCSECKEKLLQEGGLQTEKKRMRVVELPLGVTEDRLVGTLDIEHAIKKGEKRFEPGILAGANRNFLYVDEVNLLEDHIVDLLLDSAAMGVNTVEREGISFSHPARFILVGTMNPEEGELRPQLLDRFGLCVSVASIMDKNQRIEILKRKAAFDLNPEEFAEEWKEEQGRLAKRIVTAKERLNSIKVDDEILEKIVSITSNLNLDGHRADIVILKTARALASFREKDAITRDEIKDAAVIALRHRLKRLPFEDIEEEGKKLNQIFAEF; from the coding sequence ATGATTTTCCCTTTTACAGCAATAGTAAATCAGGAAAAGATGAAGCTTGGATTGATCCTTAATGTGATTGACTCATCCATTGGTGGTTTATTGATAATGGGTGAAAAAGGAACGGCAAAAAGCACTGCAGTTCGTGCATTAGCTGAGCTTTTACCAGAAATAGAAGTATCTTGTGAATGCAGATTTAATTGTGATCCCAAAGGATATTTATGCAGTGAGTGCAAGGAAAAATTATTGCAAGAAGGGGGGCTTCAAACGGAGAAAAAACGCATGCGGGTAGTTGAACTTCCTCTCGGTGTAACAGAGGACAGATTGGTAGGGACCCTTGATATTGAACACGCAATTAAAAAAGGTGAAAAGAGATTTGAGCCCGGGATCCTGGCTGGTGCCAACAGAAATTTTCTTTATGTAGATGAGGTAAACCTCCTTGAGGACCATATTGTTGACCTTCTTCTTGATTCTGCAGCAATGGGTGTAAATACCGTTGAAAGAGAAGGTATATCATTCTCACATCCTGCAAGGTTTATTCTGGTTGGAACAATGAACCCGGAGGAAGGAGAGTTAAGGCCTCAATTACTTGATAGATTTGGTCTTTGTGTAAGTGTTGCTTCAATAATGGATAAAAACCAGAGAATTGAGATTCTAAAAAGAAAGGCAGCTTTTGATTTAAATCCGGAAGAGTTTGCAGAAGAATGGAAAGAGGAACAGGGAAGATTAGCAAAAAGAATAGTTACAGCCAAGGAAAGGCTAAACTCTATTAAGGTGGATGATGAAATACTGGAAAAGATAGTATCAATCACATCTAATCTGAATCTTGATGGACACAGGGCGGATATTGTGATATTAAAGACAGCGAGGGCTCTTGCCTCATTCAGAGAAAAAGATGCGATTACAAGAGACGAGATAAAGGATGCAGCAGTGATCGCATTAAGACATAGGCTTAAAAGACTACCCTTTGAGGATATCGAAGAAGAAGGGAAAAAACTAAATCAAATCTTTGCAGAGTTTTAA
- a CDS encoding TonB-dependent receptor, whose translation MRLIISIFLMFCVSISQIVYAKVTTIDEVVVEGEAIAEDKANISVKSETLPASVNVITKEDLEKMPIRHYLDMFRKTPGMITSHYGQGDIADGFGMRGYQSGHGSEVAIFVDGVPINIPHHSHSHGFADIGWLVPEMIERIEVIKGPFSALYGNFALGGVINIITKKSDKTPIIGAELGSYDAYRGITTISRSDWKPTPFLLYEAYTKNGYRDNSDYTRYNLFNKLTVPLLNGKLSIRVHYVNRDWGAPGYLSVDDVKNGTRKRTDAINPTDGGNSEYYNLVLNYTPSSGEAGPHATLYAASEDLNRYATFPPSSQRLEHNERVFYGWNLLYNYMPNKNLSLIFGTDGRYDNGDRQRYNTTNRVQTSTTQNWHIEETNIGLFFQGQYRPVDFLKVVGGLRYDIFRFDIENKIRPGNSGSGDTSIFSPKIGFVIAPIKNLNIFANKGLGFRSPAADEMSPPDKDYKNFNLKPAKVDTWDIGFNTLLFDKLHLLFDYYQTDMEREIRNVGADTINIGKSKRDGYEIEAKIYATNDLVIYSNYGWVKAKIKNPDTTGEDKITGVPKKYIGTGVEWQHSFGKDKRLLIDLGYQYLGKAPLNAAGTIYRPPVDRYMTKATYNIKEWSLFAESTYHPKKYASEGMFLIGGVPVYDPKPVWDVTAGIKYKF comes from the coding sequence ATGAGATTAATTATATCTATTTTTTTGATGTTTTGTGTGTCTATTTCTCAAATAGTCTATGCGAAGGTAACAACTATTGATGAGGTGGTTGTAGAGGGTGAAGCTATTGCAGAAGATAAAGCTAATATTTCTGTTAAAAGTGAAACACTCCCAGCTTCTGTTAATGTGATAACCAAAGAAGATTTAGAAAAAATGCCTATAAGACATTATTTAGATATGTTTAGAAAAACCCCTGGAATGATTACAAGTCATTATGGGCAGGGTGATATTGCAGACGGCTTTGGCATGAGGGGGTATCAGAGTGGGCATGGAAGCGAGGTTGCGATATTTGTTGATGGTGTGCCTATAAATATTCCTCATCATAGTCATTCACACGGCTTTGCTGATATAGGTTGGCTTGTGCCTGAAATGATAGAGCGGATAGAGGTTATAAAAGGACCATTTTCAGCCCTTTACGGAAACTTTGCGCTTGGAGGGGTTATTAACATAATTACAAAAAAATCTGATAAGACTCCAATCATCGGTGCAGAGTTGGGCAGTTATGATGCTTATCGGGGGATTACAACTATTTCAAGATCGGACTGGAAACCAACACCATTTCTACTTTATGAGGCGTATACAAAAAACGGATATAGGGATAATTCTGATTATACCCGATATAATCTTTTTAATAAGCTCACAGTGCCTTTATTGAATGGCAAGCTTTCAATCAGGGTACATTATGTCAACAGAGATTGGGGAGCTCCTGGTTATCTTTCAGTTGATGATGTGAAGAATGGGACGCGTAAGAGAACAGATGCTATAAATCCTACAGATGGGGGTAATAGTGAATATTATAACCTTGTTTTAAATTATACGCCAAGCAGTGGAGAGGCTGGCCCTCATGCTACATTGTATGCAGCTTCTGAAGATTTGAATCGTTATGCTACTTTCCCTCCAAGCTCACAGAGATTAGAGCATAATGAGCGTGTATTTTATGGATGGAATTTGCTTTACAATTATATGCCAAATAAAAACCTTTCTCTAATTTTTGGAACAGATGGAAGATACGACAATGGTGACAGACAAAGATATAACACAACTAATAGAGTCCAAACCTCTACAACTCAGAACTGGCACATTGAGGAGACGAATATAGGGCTATTCTTTCAAGGACAATACAGGCCTGTGGATTTTCTGAAGGTTGTAGGTGGACTTCGTTATGACATTTTTAGGTTTGACATTGAAAACAAAATAAGACCCGGCAATTCAGGTAGTGGCGATACCTCTATTTTCAGTCCTAAAATAGGATTTGTTATAGCGCCGATTAAAAATCTAAATATCTTTGCAAACAAGGGATTGGGATTCAGGTCTCCAGCAGCAGATGAAATGTCACCTCCTGATAAAGATTATAAGAATTTTAATCTTAAACCTGCAAAGGTTGATACATGGGATATCGGATTTAATACACTATTGTTTGACAAGCTCCATCTCTTGTTTGATTATTATCAGACAGATATGGAAAGGGAGATCAGAAATGTGGGTGCTGATACAATTAATATTGGCAAGTCTAAAAGGGATGGTTATGAGATAGAAGCAAAAATTTATGCTACAAATGACCTTGTTATATACTCCAATTATGGTTGGGTAAAAGCTAAAATAAAAAATCCTGATACAACAGGTGAAGATAAGATAACAGGTGTGCCAAAAAAATATATTGGCACTGGAGTAGAATGGCAGCATAGTTTTGGCAAAGATAAAAGATTGTTAATAGATCTTGGTTATCAATATTTAGGCAAGGCTCCTTTAAATGCTGCCGGTACAATATATCGCCCTCCTGTTGACCGCTATATGACAAAGGCAACATATAATATCAAGGAATGGTCGTTATTTGCAGAATCAACCTATCATCCTAAAAAGTATGCATCTGAAGGAATGTTTCTTATAGGGGGTGTTCCTGTTTATGACCCAAAACCTGTGTGGGATGTAACTGCTGGAATAAAATACAAATTTTAG
- a CDS encoding AAA family ATPase gives MNFSDFIGHDDAKLSLILNAIDPNCGGVIFVGERGTGKSTLARLLKNILPDDTPFVEMPLNVTEDALLGGIDIDATIRTGKRVIQKGLLSRANNGFFYIDDINLLPPHILSIILEVQNRGKVVIEREGFSIKESARFIILATMNPQEGLISPHMLDNFGMCAFFESLKDPAKRVSILKTQLGLAQSESDKGLLNKIGTARMNLEKIKVIKEIKEYIVKLCMDSNISGHRGEIFLFYAARAYAAYMGESSLKKEHVDTVLPLVFIHRQRVLEEKKQEQKEIDHQSREEKQEGNRDHEQGMEQQNKDNESEDESKFNTNMEQRESLPDEEIFDVGESFKTKRLLFKKDQKIRVATGRRTKTKVKGRSGRYVKSLMNSRIKDIAIDATIRAAAPFQRARMIQGNRGDSTIIIKDEDIRYKQREKRMGHLVIFVVDGSGSMGVQKRMVETKGAIKSLLMDCYQKRDRVSLIVFRKDKAEAILPPTSSVQLASKKLKEIPTGGKTPLGDGLLETYRLIKNVSIKEPETRFIVILISDGKANQNSTKLSVEEEIERISLSLTELPYVDFIVIDTEEKGKFLTTDYAKKIASYLKADYYTIKDLKVEDLTEIVKVAKKE, from the coding sequence ATGAACTTTAGTGACTTCATAGGACACGATGATGCTAAGTTAAGCTTGATACTAAACGCTATAGATCCAAACTGTGGCGGGGTAATATTTGTTGGTGAAAGAGGCACTGGCAAATCAACCCTTGCAAGACTTTTAAAAAATATACTGCCTGATGATACTCCTTTTGTGGAGATGCCTCTCAATGTTACTGAAGATGCGCTTTTAGGCGGTATCGATATTGATGCCACGATTAGAACAGGCAAGAGGGTCATTCAGAAGGGATTATTAAGCAGGGCAAATAATGGATTTTTTTATATTGACGATATAAACCTTTTACCTCCACACATACTTTCAATTATCCTTGAGGTTCAAAATAGAGGCAAGGTTGTTATTGAAAGAGAAGGCTTCTCAATCAAAGAGTCTGCAAGATTTATAATCCTTGCGACAATGAACCCGCAGGAAGGCTTAATTTCGCCACATATGCTCGATAATTTTGGCATGTGTGCATTCTTTGAATCCCTTAAAGATCCTGCAAAAAGAGTGAGTATCTTAAAGACGCAGCTTGGGCTTGCACAGAGTGAGTCAGATAAGGGTTTGCTGAATAAGATTGGTACTGCCAGAATGAATTTAGAAAAGATTAAGGTCATAAAAGAGATCAAAGAGTACATTGTAAAACTCTGTATGGATAGCAATATCTCAGGACATAGAGGCGAGATATTTTTATTCTATGCTGCAAGGGCTTATGCAGCATATATGGGTGAAAGTAGTTTAAAAAAAGAGCATGTTGACACAGTTTTGCCTTTAGTCTTTATTCACAGGCAAAGAGTTCTTGAAGAGAAAAAGCAAGAGCAGAAAGAAATAGATCACCAGAGCAGAGAGGAAAAACAGGAAGGAAATAGAGACCACGAACAGGGTATGGAACAACAAAACAAAGATAATGAAAGCGAAGATGAAAGTAAATTTAATACTAATATGGAGCAAAGAGAAAGCCTGCCAGATGAAGAAATATTTGATGTTGGTGAGAGCTTTAAGACTAAAAGGTTACTCTTTAAAAAAGACCAAAAGATCAGGGTTGCGACTGGCAGAAGGACAAAGACTAAGGTAAAAGGCAGAAGTGGTAGATATGTAAAGAGTTTGATGAACTCAAGGATAAAAGACATTGCCATAGATGCAACTATCAGGGCAGCTGCGCCTTTTCAAAGAGCAAGAATGATTCAAGGAAATAGAGGAGATTCTACTATCATCATAAAAGACGAGGACATAAGGTATAAGCAGAGAGAAAAAAGAATGGGGCATCTTGTTATATTTGTGGTAGATGGATCAGGCTCAATGGGCGTGCAAAAAAGGATGGTAGAGACAAAGGGGGCTATAAAATCTCTTCTCATGGATTGCTACCAAAAAAGAGACAGAGTTTCTTTGATTGTTTTCAGAAAAGACAAAGCAGAGGCAATTTTGCCACCAACATCAAGTGTTCAATTGGCATCAAAAAAACTAAAAGAAATCCCCACAGGCGGTAAAACACCGCTTGGAGATGGTCTTTTAGAGACCTATAGGTTGATAAAGAATGTTTCAATAAAAGAACCAGAAACGAGATTTATAGTAATCCTAATCTCCGATGGTAAGGCAAATCAAAATTCTACTAAATTAAGCGTTGAAGAGGAAATAGAAAGAATTTCATTATCACTCACAGAATTACCCTATGTTGATTTTATAGTAATTGACACAGAAGAAAAGGGAAAATTCTTAACAACAGATTATGCAAAAAAAATTGCCTCATATCTTAAGGCAGATTATTACACTATAAAAGATTTAAAGGTAGAAGATTTAACAGAGATTGTAAAGGTGGCAAAAAAGGAGTAA
- a CDS encoding DUF4198 domain-containing protein yields the protein MIYKIVVFFTLVLVIACNAFAHDAWIEKKDGQFIVLYGHGGKTETYDAAKVKEVRAYGIDSSIVQVAIGKEGYPVIIKPNGKVALISLFFDNGFWSKTPDGYKNKPKKEVPDAVESSHSIKYSKAILKWSNRFSKPLGMQMEIVPLKNPFSLKAGDKLPLKVFLDGKIAEGVSINAGSYHKDDMKTDKNGMAEVEIEKAGFQIIAASIKIPLKDNPNVDFLSISANITFEVK from the coding sequence ATGATTTATAAGATAGTAGTTTTTTTTACATTGGTGCTTGTGATTGCTTGTAATGCCTTTGCCCATGATGCATGGATTGAGAAAAAAGATGGGCAATTTATCGTACTTTATGGACATGGCGGTAAAACCGAAACTTATGATGCAGCCAAAGTTAAAGAAGTGAGGGCATACGGGATTGACAGCAGTATCGTTCAGGTGGCAATCGGAAAAGAAGGTTATCCTGTAATAATAAAACCCAATGGCAAAGTAGCCCTTATCTCTCTTTTCTTTGACAACGGTTTTTGGTCAAAGACGCCTGACGGCTATAAAAACAAGCCTAAAAAAGAAGTGCCTGATGCTGTAGAGTCATCTCATTCCATAAAATACAGCAAGGCTATTTTAAAGTGGAGCAACAGATTTTCAAAACCACTTGGCATGCAAATGGAGATAGTTCCTTTAAAAAATCCGTTTTCACTTAAAGCAGGAGATAAGCTTCCCTTAAAGGTCTTTCTTGACGGCAAGATAGCAGAAGGGGTTTCAATCAATGCCGGAAGTTATCACAAGGACGATATGAAAACAGATAAAAATGGCATGGCAGAGGTAGAGATTGAAAAGGCAGGGTTTCAGATAATAGCAGCAAGCATAAAAATCCCGCTTAAAGACAATCCAAACGTAGATTTTTTATCTATCTCTGCTAATATCACCTTTGAGGTAAAATAA